GAGctttttcttataaaaaatGATAGACAACTACGACCCTCATTTAATTTTAAACtgattttatcaaattttgatttgGATCTAGAGTATAATGTTGTCATactgtatttttttatttaagctTCCGAAATAAGGTTGGTAATCTTTACTTCTTATTTTCGGTGATATACTGTTATAACTGAGGTATATATTTAGCTAATCAATGCTAATGGTTATATTGTATGTAAGGTGCACATTTTTTCAAGACGAAGGTTCCTTCTTACAAAGAGGTATTGTATCTGTAAGTTTTCCTTCTTTTGCTTTCACTTTGGTGTTTTACTTTGTGTATATTGTTTGAAATGTGTAGCACACGGCATCCGTGTATCATTTGGTACACGATTTTCGTGTTACTTCCCAACGTTGTTTTCGCTGCTGACATTCTCATGGTGTAACAAAATAATGTATGATATTATGATGATATAATATTTGAGACTTATTGTATTttacattttataaaaaaaaatcatgtattttgaattaaaaaaaatgatttgtaTGAGACTAACCTCTCATCTCAAATTTTATTCATGTTTTCACAATAGTTTATCCAATTATAACATGTTATCATCTTCTGCCATCAATTTTCTTCAATGTATATCGATGTAATGCTGGTATATTCATATTTTTGGTAAATCTGTTATTGCATTTCTTGAATTATTGAAACTTAAACATCTCATAAATAAACGTTTCTAAAATCCTTAAATGGAAAAATTAAAGTAAGGTTCTtcaaaaaattatctaaaaataatatttatttgaagaAACAACGATTGAAATCAAAGATTTTTTCCATTTAAGGATTTTAGAAACGTTTATTTATTTACCGTGTATTTAGCGAAATCTTTGGAGTAGTTTACATTTTGTTTTATCATTGCATATTTTAGAAATTTTGTTCTGTTTCTGGATCTTTTACCAAATGGTCAACCTCCCCAAATGGAGTGGTCTATTGCCCAAGCCAGAACTTACAGGTACTCCAAGATCTTATTCATGAGTTTGAAAGAAACCAGCAAATGAATATGcaatgcatcaaatatttatcaaGAACTACACTTGAAACGGTGTTCACAGGTGGAACCTGACATCAAATGCAGCTAGGCCAAACCCTTCGGGTTCTTTCCATTACGAGAAAATAAACGTTtctaaaatgtttatttatttacggTGTATTTAGCGAAATCTTTGCAGTAGTTTACATTTGGTTCTGTCATATCGATTTTTATAGCACGCTTTAATggattgttttatttattttgtatgttTAGGTTGAACTATAGTATGATTCGatgaaatgaatatttttttattacgtTTGACCATAAACAGTTTaacttatgcataaaatgctCAAGGATATCTACAActtgaatatttttttcaatttattagGTGAATGTAGATGACAAATTTTAGGTTtttatattcaataaattttagtTTAATGATATTCTCATATTTTTTAGACATTTTTTGACTATTTgtttatttcttttaaattgaaatttatCATTATTTCACAAGATATGATATTACTacttcaaaataatattttttttaaaatcaacataTATATCATATGAGGTAACAAATTGAATTTTgcatatttatttaagctttgTAATCCTTTGCTTTTCATGGACCAAGAACAAATTTTTTTGCTGTGATGGTTTTGTAAAATCACGAAAGTTTAATATATTAACGTCATATATTCATGACACACGCAATGCGTGTGCTTCGGTTGCTAGTATTGATGAagtgcacattgattatgccatttcagatttgtattggttgttgtgaactcaagacttcgactacgacaccgactattcgacaagaaaggtgtTATTCATGTTGTCACggaattgcacaactcgattcagatttgatacgagtttccctaaatcacatactagattgttattacatttgattatgtaatttcttgtttattgatttatattcaagtcctgagataggagagattggcagatcggccaaaactagacgtttcggtgtatcgacgcatagtagtagactttctctatgtgtagcccctcgatacagagttgaccgaagtctaggaataagacgtaccgtcaccccgagtgattgggtaggtgacagaccgtcttattcacaccgggatccctagattagagaatcGAGTCAAGACCTAATcattgaatacagatttgtattcctttacatgttgtagattttatattcatgtgcaatgatatatgctatgcattggtgtatgatttattacattgcatgcatacatgttttatactgggatttgttctcaccggagttatccggctgttgtcgtgtctgtatgtgtgcatggcaacaggtgaggcaggatctgggtctcgagctagatgagagattgacgatatcgtggagatctcgggcgttgaagatttctagtgttttcctagtAGACTtgtattaattatgtttatagtcgggatttgaacactagtatATGATTGTACttaacagacttgtatgtacatgatgttgtttaattattatggagacagattatgtttttaattatacatttgaattaatgttaaaagcaaaattttgacccacattttcgagcaaagatccaataaatcccaaaagaattgagttagagcccgggtccccacaacaggtggtatcagagctgtaggttctgtagactgagatggaatagaatgagcggggtagatcgagtcatcttccttgctcttgatgtgctagcatgatttattgctttccctattagatgttgttgtattatctgaattgatttacagcatgtcaagcctgaatcagaaccgattctcgatcagaggtttatgatcagaggagggctgagacagatgatattgattgtatactaatcagtttgataatcagatttatgccgcctagacgtataccatagccagagcagggtagcacatcaggtgcacagatggatgtcaccgctacgccgatggagaccttactgaagaggtttcagtctttccatcctcctacgctgaagggaacagagagtgcagtagagtgcgagagctggcttgatgatatcgagatgttgtttgagtctttggcatatactgatgagcgacgtgtgaaattgataggtcatcagctgcaagaggttgcaaagagctggtggttgactgcgaagagagccttggagcaccgaggcattgacatcacgtggaaagtcttcaaggatgagttctatcagcgcttcttccccgtctcctaccgaaaagataaaggagctgaatttgcgaatctgagacagggacagtggaacatcgaggagtatgttgctaaattttctgcgttgcttcgatttgcaccgcacgtggctgggaacgacgaggcagtggccgatcagttcatcaacgggttgaatccagatgtctttactttggtgaacacgggacggcctaatactttttcggaggcattgaaccgagcgaagggagcagaggctggcttgatcaggcagcgaggagcttcttacattgttcaggggcagagaccgccacagcctaccgccgttcagtttccaccacctcctcctcgatttgagagtGGAAGCAGTAGCAGTGGGCAGAAAGATCAGTTGAAGGCTAGAGGCAGgcaatttaagaaatccgggagtacttcatcgagctcaagtggatctcgacagagaggtcagggttcagattatagtggcgcgtattgcagttcgtgcggagggcgacatgccacggagcagtgtcaaggagttatgggatgctgcaacatctgtaggcagccgggacactttgccagagtttgtccccagagaggtgcacaacgattccagagtacagggttatcagcaccagtgccacagatggagagacaggcatcctctgtacactccttccagccaccatctacacagacccagcagagaccaggaggtagtcagacagtgagtcaacatcccagacagcaggctcgtgtctttgccttgacagaggagcaggcgcaggagtcACCAGACGAtgttattgcaggtaactgttttctttgcggttatccagcatatgtgttgatagacacaggtgcatcccttacattcatctctgaacgttttgcattattgcattcattgcctgtcgagtcgatgtctactgtagtgtctatcacatctccgttgggaagtggtttgatatctgtggctatagttagacattgtatgcttcggtttgaggggcatgagattgatctagattgtatagtacttggtttagctgattttgactgtatagttgtcatagatatgttaaccaattACAGGGcaactgtagattgtttccacaagattgttagattcagacccgagatgaatgatgagtggaaattctatggaaagggttccagatctcggattcccttagtatctgctctgactatgagtagatggcttcagagaggagcagagggctgtctcgtatattcagtagatctactgaagtcgagcccaacattggcagatttgccagtggtttacgagtttgcagatgtttttccagatgagattccgggattgcctccagtccgagaggtagattttagcatagatcttgtgccagacagtgttcctatctcgagagctccgtataggatggcacctattgaactgaaagaattgaaagcacaattggaagatcttctgtccaagggatatatcagacccagtgtatctccttggggtgctccggtgcttttcgttagaaagaaagatggttcgatgcgattatgtattgattacagacagttgaacaaggcaacagtgaagaacaagtatcctttgtcgcgcatcgatgatttgtttgatcagcttcagggatcttctgtatactcgaagattgatttgagatcagggtatcatcagctcagagttagagacgttgatattccgaagactgcattctgaaccaggtatggacactacgagtttattgttatgtcTTTCGGTTtcacgaatgcaccagcggtatttatgagtttgatgaaccgcatctttcaaaGGTATTTAgacgattttgtgattgtgttcattgatgatattctggtatattcgaagagtctgactgagcatgcagatcatctgaggattgtattgcagactttgagaaaagagcagttatatactaaattgtccaagtgcgaattctggctgaaacaggttgtctttttggggcacattatatctggagatggtattgcggtcgATCCGGGTAAAGTTGAggttgtgatcagttggccgaggccgatttctgtgccagagatatgcagtttcatgggtctagccgggtattatcgtcgttttatccgagatttctctaGTATAGCAAaacctatcacccagttgacacaaaagaacatgccatttgtatgttctgaagattgtgaagccagttttgtagaattgaagaagaggctgactagtgcacctgttttgacgattccttcaggtacaggtgagttcgttgtatactgtgacgcatctcacagagggttaggatgtgttcttatgcagcgagggcatgtgatagCGTACggctctagacagctgaagccgcacgagactcgttatccgattcatgatcttgaattggcggcgattgtctttgccctgaagatctggcgccattatctgtatggcgagaaatttgagatctattccgatcataagagcctgaagtacctcttttctcagtcagagttgaacatgaggcagcggcgatggcttgatctgttgaaagattttgattgcgagatcaagtactatccagggaagtcgaatgcagcggcagacgccttgagtcgaaaggtatgtgctctttccttgcgACAGTAGgcgtatcgaatttagtagaggattgttgcttgtctgggttgacatttgatatagagagtagaccgttgcgacttgctgcgattcagattgagccatatttgattttgaaggtcaaagaagcgcagagaactgagccgagcgttcagaaatcgattgatatggtcagagctggtcatatatcagagtatcaggttagagattctgttctgtatgtgaataaccgcatagtagtgccagatgtttcagatctgagacgacagattatgtcagaggtacactgtagtcggttcagtattcatcctggtggcaggaagatgtacaatgatctaaagacacaattctggtggaagcagatgaagacagacattgcagaatttgtgtctaagtgcctgaattgccagcaggtgaaggcagaaagaaagaagctcggaggtttacttcaaagtatgtctattcctgaatggaaatggaaccacatttccatggatttcgtgacaaagtTACCTCGATTTTCgtggggctgtgacgcgatttgggttgtgattgacagactgaccaaatcagcgtgctttattccatacagaatgacctatcgacacgatcagatggcagagttgtatgtcaaagaggtcgtcagattgcacggtgtgccgaagtcgatcgtatcagatcgtgatccacgattcacttttcacttctggcacagtttgaagcaggctttgggtacgactttacacctgagcactgcttatcatcctcagacagacggacagtcagagcggactatccagactttagaggacatgctgagagctgtagtactagattttggtactagctggcaagattcattgctgttgtgtgagttttcatacaacaacagctatcagactagcattgagatggcaccgttcgaagctttatacggaaagaagtgcagatctccgttgtactgggatgatatctctgaggtacctgagttggggcctgatatgattcgtgaggtgaccgagaaagtgaagatcattcagaagagaatgaagatagcacaggataggcaagcgaaatacgccaatatcagacgcagaccgttgatatttgaacagggagacagagtatttttgaagatttcacctttcagaggcgttgtcagatttggcaagcgggggaaattgtctcctagatacgtcggttcgtatgagatccttgagaagagtggcgatcgagcttacagacttgctcttcctccttcattatctggtattcatgatatttttcatgtatcgatgttacgcagatatatgccagatagttctcatgtcattcagcctgacgaagcagagttagatcagactttgagctatgtcgaACAGCCGAtatagattcttgatcggaaggagaaacaacttagaaccaagaccattccgcttgtgaaggttcagtggagtcgtcatggcatcgaggaagcaacttgggagacagagtctgatatgagacagaaacatcccgagctgttcatatgatgtgagtcttcctttcagttttgattatactgttttgtatatatttgcatgattatttgcttacgagttcgaggacgaactcctctCTAAGAGGGgtagaaatgtaaggctcgagaattattagTCCTCATTGACGAATACTCGGAAGATAGGGGAATGCAGGATATAAAAGATAGAATTCTACAATGTAAGGCCGAAGcaaaaccgcacccgcggtgcatagaCAGAAtattggcaaattttattcgaagcatcaccgcacccgcagtcttgcagagaccgcacccgcggtcgatgaatcTCAGAAAATGAAAGGGCTACCgaaagcatagcgcacccgcggtcccgagataccgcacccgcggtagtgcgtgtCAAGAGAAAAATGATAACACTTGTCTTTGGCCATGCATATTGATGTGTTGTCTTCCTCTCCCCTTTCATTCAGATACAAGAAccgagctcctcctccaaagaaTCCTTAAGCTCCAAGGTAGATTAGAACATTGGTTTTGAAAGATCTGTgcatccgattttgaatccaagtagagattattgatccttgaaTCATTGGCTACAAAAGGAAGTAAGTTTCTTGcagtttcagcatgtttcgaaatatacatgttggggaaatgctgatatgattatgattatgtgttcttgatataatgagcatgatatattcgttaccggatcgAAATTTGGAGACCGTATGCTATTGTTCGAAATTTCCAGCCTATATGAGTTAGGATACttgcagatttcagaatatatatattgatgtgGGATGagattttgaattgatagtatGTCCTACAATGATAATGTTGTATTGACATTGTCGGCATcgaagaattacgccgttatgccgtcgaattgtattgaaaccgattccagctttgtatattgagttacttgagatgtatattgatgaagtgcacattgattatgccatttcagatttgtattggttgttgtgaactcaagacttcgactacgacaccgactattcgacaagaaaggtataattcatgtggtcacgggattgcacaactcgattcagatttgatacgagtttccctaaatcacatactagattgttattacatttgactatgtaatgtcttgtttattgatttatattcaagtc
The window above is part of the Primulina eburnea isolate SZY01 unplaced genomic scaffold, ASM2296580v1 ctg1062_ERROPOS551471, whole genome shotgun sequence genome. Proteins encoded here:
- the LOC140820452 gene encoding L-ascorbate oxidase homolog isoform X3; this translates as MCWTGIYSQGAHFFKTKVPSYKEVLYLNFVLFLDLLPNGQPPQMEWSIAQARTYRWNLTSNAARPNPSGSFHYEKINVSKMFIYLRCI
- the LOC140820452 gene encoding uncharacterized protein isoform X2, which produces MVVKLIRLWRASISILQEVLLLEKPRNSLLFCFPTDVLDGHLLSRCTFFQDEGSFLQREILFCFWIFYQMVNLPKWSGLLPKPELTGGT
- the LOC140820452 gene encoding uncharacterized protein isoform X1, producing MVVKLIRLWRASISILQEVLLLEKPRNSLLFCFPTDVLDGHLLSRCTFFQDEGSFLQRGIVSKFCSVSGSFTKWSTSPNGVVYCPSQNLQVEPDIKCS